CCGGAGTGGTCGGCGTGGCTCCGGGCGCCCGGATCTGGCCGGTGCAGGTGCTCAACCCGCTGGGCCTGGGCACCACCGCGGACGTCGTCTGCGGAATCGACTACGTGACCCAGCACGCCGACCAGATCGACGTCGTCAACATGAGCCTCGGCGGCAGCGGCTCCGACGACGGCAAGTGCGGAACGGTCAACAACGACGCCATGCACAGGGCGATCTGCGCCTCCGTCGCGGCGGGTGTGACCTATGTGGTCGCAGCGGCCAACAGCCACGCCGACGCCAAGAACACCACCCCGGCCGCATACGACGAAGTGATCACGGTCAGCGCCCTGGCCGACTTCGACGGCAAGTCCGGGGGGCTCGGCAAGGCGAGCTGCCGCGCCGACCGGGACGACACCTTCGCGGACTTCTCCAACTACGGCGCGGATGTCGATCTGATCGCGCCCGGTGTGTGCATCCGTTCCACTTACCGAAACGGCGGCTACGCGGTCCTGTCCGGTACGTCGATGGCCTCACCGCATGTCGCCGGTGGCGCGGCCCTGTACAAGGCCACTCACCCGGGCGCGTCGCCCGCCGCCGTCAAGGCGGCCCTGGTGGCGGCAGGCGGCACGGACTGGCTGTGGCCGTCGGAGGACGGTGACAACACCAAGGAGCCGCTGCTGAGGCTGCGCGGCTTCTGATGTCCGCCACCTGACGAGCAGTCACCGCGACGGAGGTACGACCCCGTGCGCAGGGCCCCCGAAGGCCCGCGCACGGGGCAACGGCTCGAAGGCCTACGTCGCCAACGCCGGCTCGGACAGCGTGTGGCATTTCCCTTGTCCGCATGGGGTCTCCCCACGTCCTACGGAGTAGGTTGTCGGGCGTCGTACCGGACGAACCCCCGGGCGCGCAGGCCGAGCAGACCGACCGCCAGCGCGCAGGCGATCCCACCCCCGGTGATGGCCACGGCCGGAGAGGTGAGGCCGGCGACGGAACCGGCGAGGAAGTCACCCAGCCGGGGGCCACCGGCCACGACCACGATGAACACGCCCTGGAGACGCCCGCGCAGTTCATCCGGCACCGCGGCCTGGAGCATGGTGCTCCGGTACACCATGGAGACCGTGTCGGCGTAGCCCGCGAGGGCGAGGAAGAACAGCCCGAGCCAGAGGTTGCGGGTCAGCCCAAACGCGGCGATGGCCAGGCCCCAAGCAGCGACGGCGAGCAGGATCGCCACCCCGTGCCGCCTGATCCGCCCCTGCCAGCCGGAGAACACCCCGCCCAGCAGCGCCCCCACCGCGGGGGCCGCGACGAGGAGTCCGGTGGTGCGGGCGTCGCCGCCGTACCAGAGCACCGCGATGGCGGGAAACAGCGCACGCGGGTGCGCGAGGATCATCGCGCAGAAGTCCGAGAAGAACGTCATACGGATATTGGGCCTGGTGGCCAGGAAGCGCAGCCCGCCGAGTACGGATGCCCGCTTGCCGGACCCCGGGTCGTCGCGGTCGGTGCCGTGGTCGGGCAGCATGGCGGGAAGCCGCCACATCGCGTACAGCGCGGCCCAGAAGGCGACCGCGTCCACGAGGTACGCGGCCTGGTAGCCCCCGTAGCCCACGATCAGCCCGCCGAGCATCGGCCCGATCAGCATCCCTGAGGTAGTGGTCACGGAGCTGAGCGCGTTGGCGGCCGGAAGCTGCTCCGCCGGCAGCAGGCGCGGGATCATCGCGCTGCGGGCGGGCGCGTTGAGCGCGGCGCAGACGGCTTGCAGCGCGACCACCGCGTAGAGGAACCAGACCCGGTGGAATCCGGCGAACGCGGCGGTGGCCAGCGCCGCCGACAACACGGCCAGGCCGGTCGCGCTGGCCAGGCCGAGCTTGCGGCGGTCCACGGTGTCGGCGACCGCACCGCCGTACAGCCCGAACACGACCAGCGGGACGAGGGAGAAGAGCCCGACCAGCCCGACGGAGAAGGTCGAGCGCGTGATGTCGTACACCTGGAGCGAGATCGCCAGGGTGGTCATGCCCTGCCCGATCCAGGAGACCGTGTTGCCGAACCACAACCGCCGGTAGTCCGCGGACACGCGCAGGGGTGTGAGGTCGGCGAGGATACGGCGACGGGCGGGTTCCGATCCGGCGCCCGGGACACGTTCGGCAACCGAGTCGCTCTCGGCGACCGGATCAGGCTCGGGGGCATCGGGGGCGGGAGCGGGGTTGGGGGTGCCGCTCGTGGTCATGCGGCAGCAGGTATGGGCGGCATGGACCGCAGTATAGGGAAGTTGTTCGATCAGCCCCTTACATTTATCTGCCCGGCCGCTCCCTGAGCCGTACGATGAACGAAGCGTGATCGCGAGCTTCGCCCTCGTCAGGGAGGCAGCTGCCATGGCACACGACTCCGACCGGATCCCGGGCATCGACCCCGCCGCGGCACCCAGCGGCACGGGCTGTGCCGAGTGCACGGCCAGCGGAGGCTGGTGGTTCCATCTGCGCAGGTGCGCCGAGTGCGGGCACATCGGCTGCTGCGACTCGTCCCCCGAGCAGCACGCCACCAAGCACGCACACACGGCAGGGCACCCGTTCCTGACCAGCTTCGAGCCGGGCGAGGACTGGTTCTGGAACATCGAGACGGAGCAGTACTACGACGGGCCACCGCTGCCCCCGCCCACGGCGCACCCGGGATCCCAACCGGTCCCGGGCCCGGCGGGCAAGGTCCCCGCCGACTGGCAGCGGCGACTCAACTGAGGTTCTCACCGGACCAGGCGCGGCACGAGGCGTACGTAGGCCACCAGGCCGATGACCTCCACAAGGGTCTGGGTGACCACGACCACGGCGGCGACGTCCAGTTGGTCCGGCAGGGCGAGCGCGAGCGGCAGGACGACCAGGGAGTTGCGCGTCGCGCCGCTGAAGACGACGGCCCGGGACGCGGCGGTGCCCAGCCTGAAGAGGGCCGTCACGGCGTGCCCCACGAAGGCCATCACCACCAGGAACAGCACATAGAACGGCACCACCGCGGCGACGTCGACCAGGCTGCCTTCGAGCTTGGGCATCTGGGAGGCGACGACGAGGAGGAGGGTCGCGGCCATCAGCGGCACCGTCGCCGCGGTCGCAGCGCCCAGCACCCTTGGGCCCGCCGGCCGTCGGGCCGCCCACAACTGGGTGGCCCAGGCGGCCGCCAGCGGGATGGCGATCAGAAACAGAAACGCCTCCAGGAATGGGCCGATCTCGACGATGTCGGCCAACTCAGCGCCCATGAACAGATAGAGGTACAGCGGCAGCAGCACCATCTGGACGACCAGCAGCAGCGGCGTCGAGGCGAGCAGTCGGCGGCGGCTGCCACCCGCGAGCCCGGTGAAGACGACGACATAGTCCACACACGGGCACAGCAGGACCAGCAGCACTCCGAGGCGGACGGCCTGGTCGGCGGGGAGGAACGCGAACATCGCGGCGACCACGAGGGGTACGGCGATGAAGTTGACGACCAGGGTGGCCGCCAGGAAGCGACCGTCGCGCAGTGAGCGGACCAGCTCAGCCGCCGGCACCTGGAGGAACGTGACATAAAGCAGCGCCCCGAGAACCGGGTTGATGGAGTGCTCAAGGCCGGGTCCGAGTCCCGGGGCCGCCCAGCCGAGCAGAACGCCGCCCGCGATGGCGCACAGATAGACCGCGACCTGATGCCGTTCCATCCGCCTGACCAGTCCGCTGGGGCCGTGGGGCTCCTGTGGCATGGCGGCGGCTCCTTGGATGGGCTCGGCTGGACTGTGCCCGCCTCATTATGGCGATCAAGATCACGGCGATCGCGCGGGTGTCCGCCTGACGCACCTGACACACTCGACACCCCGACATCGAACACAATTCGCGTTCTCGTAAGGTCGTTCCCGTTCTGGTCCGACGAGTGAACGGGGACGGCTCTTGGACGCCATAGGCGTGGCGGGCCTGCTGACCGCGGCGACAGCCGCAGGATGGATCGACGCGGTCGTCGGCGGCGGCGGACTCGTCCTCATACCCGCGCTGATGATGGCTTTTCCGCAACTGTCACCGACCGTGGCACTCGGCACCAACAAGCTGACCGCCATCACCGGTACGACGATCGCCGCGGTGACCTACGCCAGGCGCACCAAGCTGGACCGCTCCATCGCACTTCCGGCGGCCGGCCTCGCCATCCCGGCCGCCGGGGTCGGTGCCCTGTCCGCGTCCAGCCTGCCGGCCGACTGGTTCCGGCCCGTCATCATGGCCCTGCTCATCGCCGTGGCCATCTTCGTCACCCTCCGGCCGGGATTCGGAGCGGTACAGGAGAGCGAACTCGTCAGCAGACGCCGCAAGCTCGCGGTCATCGGGGCCGCGGGGTGCGGAATCGGCTTCTACGACGGTGTCTTCGGCCCCGGCACCGGCACCTTCCTCATCATGATGTTCACCAGCCTGCTGTCCCTGGAGTTCCTCCAGAGTTCGGCCCTGGCCAAGGTGGTGAACGTCGGGACCAACGCGGGCGCTCTCGCGGTGTTCGCCCTCCAGGGCCAGGTGCTGTGGCTGCTCGGCGCGGGAATGGCCGTGTGCAACATCGTCGGCGCGGCACTCGGGGCGCGGACGGCACTGCGCCGCGGATCAGGGTTCGTGCGCACGGTGCTGCTCGTGGTGGTGACCGGCATGGTCGTGAAGCTCGGCTACGACCAGTTCGCGTAGGCCGCGGCGACACACGCCTCAGTGGTAGGCGTGGACCACGGCGTGCCCCTTGCCGCGGCCGATCATCCACTTGTTCACCGGGGTGGTGATCAGGAATGCGACGACGAAGCCGCCCAGCAGCGCGGACCAGAACAGCCCGTCGGAGAGATGGGCGTCCATCGCGCCCGGCACGAGGGCGATGATGCCGTTGTCGACCAGTTCCATCACGCCGATCGATACGGTGTCGGCAGCCAAGGCGACCTTGACTGCCGTCTTGAAGCCCAGACCGGCACGACGCACCGCGAACAGGGTGAACGAGTAGCCGAAGACGAACGCGAGGGCGATCGCCAGGATCATCGTCGGCACATTGCCCCACATCAGGGCGGTACCGATGACCATGCCGAGGATCTCGCCGATGGCGCAGCCGGTGAGGCAGTGCAGCGTCGCCTTGGCCGCTGTGCTCCAGGAAGCCGAGCCATGCACATGGGCGCTCCCGTGCCCGTCGTGGGTCGCGAGGTCCTGGCTCGCGGGCCCGTGCCGCGTTCGGTGCGCGTCGTGCACGTCGTGCACTTTCGCTGCGCCGCCGTGTGACGTGTGGTCCATGTCGCGTCTCCCTCTCCCTGCCCCTGTCCGGTGCCGGCCCGGCCGAGCGGGCCGCCCTACAGAACCATATACCCCCCTGGGGTATTCCGGTGCAGGCGGGACCGAGAGAGAGGGGACCGGGGGGCGGGGTGCCGCGCGGGCACCCCGCCCCGTCGGGCAGCGCTCCTTACTGCCGTGGGCCGAGCAGCTCCTTCATCCGGGTGATCTCGGCCGTCTGGGAGCTGACGATGTCCTCTGCCATCTCCTTGGCGGGCTGGTACACGCCATCGGCTTGCTCGCTCCTGGCCATCGCCACCGCGCCCTCGTGGTGCTTGATCATCAGCTTCATGAAGGCGGTGTCGAAGGCCGGGCCCGAGGATTTCCCGAGCTCGTCCATCTCATCGGCGGTCATCATCCCGGCGGATCCGCCCTCGGAGTGGGCGGCGTGGCCCATGCCGGCGCCGTCGGCGGGCACCTGCTCACCCCAGGCGACCAGCCACCCGGAGAGCGTCTCGATCTCAGGGGCCTGAGCCTTCCGGATCTGCTCGGCGAGCTGCCTCACCTCGGTGGAACCGGCCCTGGATGCCGCAAGCTCCGCCATCGTCACGGCCTGCCGGTGGTGCGGAATCATGCCCTGGGCGAAGACGACATCGGGTGCTCCGTGCGCGCCGGCGACCGCCGACGCTGATGCTGAGGGGGTCGGGGACACGGACGACCGCGCGGCGGACTGCCCGGAGGGCCCCTGGTCGTTCGACCCGCAGGCCGCGAGTACGGCAACGGCGGTTCCGGCCATCGCCACGGCGGCGGCTCGGCGGATGAGGCCTCGGTGTGTGCTCATGGTGGTGCGACCCCTCGAAAGCCTCCAAGAGCTCTTGGAGGCGGTGAAAGACGGAAATGAGAGCGCCCGGAGGCACGCCACACCGATCCCGTGTCGGGGAGGGGGTGGCGCGCGGTGCGCTCCAGGGCCGTTCGTTTGGATCAGGCCGGATCAGGGAGCGGGGCCTGGTGCATGGGGCCTCCCCCGGCCCCGGGCCGAGGTGACGGGCGCAGGACGGAGAAGGGAGGCTGGGTGTCCCCCAGGCGGAGCCAGAGGGAGCGGCACCAGGGCACGCGGGCCCGGCAAGATCCAGACGAAAGGACCTAGATCCGCAGGAGTTGCAGTTCTGCCAGGTCGGGCGGCGCCCGACCGGTCGCCGTCGTACCGCCGCAGCGGCCGACCGGCGAGACCACCGGAGCGCCGCCGCCGTGGGCGGAGGCCAGGGCGGGCGGCATATACGGAGCACTCGTGCCGCCCGCGGCGCAGGTCGCGTCGGCATGGTCCGTATGCCCTCCGGCGCCACCGTCGGCGGTGTGCCCGCAGGGATCACTGCCGCGATCGACGCCGATGCCGTGTCCGGCGTGGGCACCCGCGCCCGGATGCGCGCCGACCGTGGCCGGCACCCCCGGCGCCAGACCGTGCATCGCCAGCAGGCCGGCCAGCACAGCCAGTACCAGCAGCAGCCCGTACATCGCCGATCGGCGGCTCGGCGTCAGGCTACTGGTCACGGCCGCATCGTATCCCGGGTTCCTGTGGCGGCCGAGGCTGCCTCAGGCGCGGCGGACCGCGCCCGCCGTCGCCGTACGCGACCCGAGGTCAGCCCTGCTGCCCCTGCTCCCCCTGACCCGGCTGCCCGCCGCCCGGAGCACCGCAGCCGCCACCGGGACCGCCCCGGCCGCCGGGCGGCATGGCTGTGGGAGCGCCGGTCGGCATACCGGACGGCGGGGCGCCGGTCGGCATACCGGACGGCGGTCGGCAGTTCTGGTTCCCCGAAGCGCCACTGCCCGAGGATGACGAGGTGCCGCCCTTCGGGGACGAAGCGTCGTCCGAGCCGCAGGCGGTCAGCAGCAACGGGGACAGCGCCAGCAGGGCGACGGCCGGTACGAGACGTGCACGCTTCATGAGACAGCTCCACAAGTCGAAGAGACCCTGACGCGGAGCACTTCATCAACCTCGCTTAGGCCCTTCTTGGGCCCGCTCTGTGCGCCGCCCGTCAATCGGGTAAAGCACGGCCCAAAAGACCGCGCTGACCTGCGGATCGACCTTTCGCCCCCGACGGTGCCCTGATACGGAGCCGTGACAGTACGGCCTCCCACCGTCGACTCCGCGGCACGGCGCACCCGTTTCGCGGGCCAGGAGACCTTGGGCCGGAGTCCAGCACAGCCCTGTCCCATGAGCCGGGCGAGGCGCCGGTCATGTGGGGCTCAACGGCCAGGCCCTCCGGCGCAACGGCGGTCTGTTAGCTTCCTCGGAAGCCACATCAAGCACGGCGGCCGCACGACTCACCGCCTGAGCGAACCAGTTCGAGAACGAAGGGACCCTAACCCGTGGGCGCTATCGTCCTTGTCGTCGGGATCATAGGCGCCGGAGCCGTGGTTGGCGCCGTCGTCGTATTCGCGGTGTATCAGAGCCGCCGGACTCGCGGTTCAGCCCCGGTTCTCCCCGGGCCCGCTGCCTTCCCACCGCATCAGCAGAACCACGCAGGCGGGCAGCAGCCCTACCCTGCCCCCTACCAGGGACACCCCGACCCTGCCGGACAGCCGCCCCAGCACCACAATCCCGGCGGGCCGTACCAGGCTCCCGCGGCGCCGGGCCAGGGGTATTCCGTTCCTCCCGCGCAGTCCCCGGAGCACCCCAACCCCTACCTCCAACAGCCTCCGTATCAGGGGCAGTAGGCAGGCGCGCCGCGATGGCGGTGCCGTACTTCACGGCTTCCGGGGTAGCTCCCATGCCGACGGCTCGCACTCCGGGCTGTCGGACGACGCACCGCGACGGCCTCCGCCGCCGACCGTGCCCCACGGGCCGCGGTCAGGCCGCCTCGGAGCGATCGGACGGCCCGGCGGTGGCAGCCGCTTCCCGCAGGGCGTCCAGCAGGCAGCGCAGGACAGGCTGTTCGAGGGTGGTCTCCCGTGCGGCGGCCGAGATCACCCGGACCGGCTCGGGGTTGCGTACCGGGCGCACGACGACGCCTGGGTGCCGGTTGCGCAGCCCCAGTCGCGGCATCAGGCCGACACCGAGTCCGGCCGCGACGAATCCCTGCGCGGTGGCGTAGTCCTCGCTCTGGATGACGAAGTCGGGGCTGAAGCCGGCCGCCGCGCAGGACTCGATCACCGGCTCCAGGCACGGGCCGGGTGGCTCACTGCCGACCCGCTGCTCGCCGGAGAGCTCGTTCAGGTCGACGATCTCCTTGCCCGCGAGCGGATGTCCGAGGGGCAGCACGGCGGCGTACGGGTCGTCGAGGAGACGGACGGTACGGAAGCCGTGTCCGGCGCGACCTTGCACCTGGACGACCAGCGCCAGATCGGCCCGGCCCCGTACCACCTCATCGAACGGGTCCTCCGGATCGGTGAGTTCGAGGTCGATGCGAATGCCCGGGTGCTCGGCGCGGAGCCGGGCGAGCGCTGGTGCCACCAGTGTGGAACCAGCCGTGGCGAAGTAGCGGACCGACAGGCGGCCGGTACGCCCGGCGCGGAGGTCGGCGAGAGCGGTCTCCGCCTGGGCGACAGCCGCGCTGATCAGCGCCGCGTGCTCGGTGAGCAGCAGGCCGGCGGCCGTGGGACGCACGCCGCGACCGGCCCGTTCCAGCAGAGCGGTACCGGCCTGCTTCTCCAGCGCCGCCACCTGCTGACTCACCGTCCTGGGCGAGGACCTCAGCGTTCGCGTGGTCCTGGGAATGGCCGTCGTGCTCGTCGGCGTGGGCATGACGCGCCGGCGACGGGCCGCGCCGACAGCAGGGAAGCAGGCCACCGGGCAGCCGGCCGCCGACGCCACGCCTCCCGAGGCGCCTCAGGCCGAGGAACCGCGGACCGACGAACCACGAGCCGATGAGCCGACCGACCTCGAACCGGTCGGCAGCACCCGGGCCGGCCGCACCGCGCGCCCTGATCATGCGCGGAAGGGGCGGCCGCTCGGCGCGGCCGCCCCTCACTGCTGGTCACACACCGGACCTGCACGGTCCGGCGCCGAGGGCGTCAGAACTGGAGGCCCCAGGAGTCGATCCTGCCGGTGTCGTAGCGGGCGTTGTCGCTCACCCGCAGCTTCCAGGTGCCGTTCGCGACCTCCGATGAGGCGTTCACGGTGTAGGTGGTGTTGATGTTGTCGCTGCTGCCGCCGGTGCCGTACGACTTCAGCGTGTACGCCGTGCCGTCAGGGGCGACGAGCTGGACCTGGAGGTCGCCGATGTAGGTGTGCACGATGGCGACCGGCACCTGGAGCGCGGCGGGTGCGTTGCCCGAGACGCCGCTTACGGTGACGGGTGACTCCACGGTGGTGTTGTCGCTGATCGCGTAGTCCGCGGTGTTCTCGAACTTCGGTCCGGGCGGTGTGGTGGTACCGCCGCCGACGTACAGCAGCCGGTTCGGCGAGCCGGTGCCCGGGTTGCCCACCACGTTCGAAGTCGCCGCTGTGGTCAGTGCCGAGGACACCTGCGCCGGGGTGGCGCTCCGGTTGTCCGCCAGGTAGAGCGCGGCGGCACCGGCGGCGTGCGGGGCGGCCATCGAGGTGCCGGAGATGGTGTTGGTGGCGCTGTCGCTGGTGTTCCAGGCCGAGGTGATGGACGAGCCCGGAGCGAAGATGTCCACCGCGCTGCCGTAGTTGGAGAAGCTGGAACGGGCGTCGGAGTTGGTTGTGGAGCCGACGGTGATGGCCTCGGCCACCCTGGCCGGGGAATAGTTGGAGGCGTTGGCACCGCTGTTGCCCGCCGCCACGGCGTAGGTGACGCCGGACGCGATGGAGTTGCGGACAGCGGTGTCCAGAGCGGTGTCGACGCCGCCGCCGAGGCTCATGTTGGCGACGGCCGGCTTGACGGCGTTACGGGTCACCCAGTCGATGCCCGCGACGACCTGGGCGGTCGTACCGGAACCGGAGTTGTTCAGGACGCGGACACCGACGATCTTGGCCTTCTTGGCGACACCGTAGGATCCGCCGGCGACCGTGGCGGCGACGTGTGTGCCGTGGCCGTTGCCGTCCTGCGCCGTGTTGTCGTTGTCGATGGCGTCGTAGCCGTATGTGGCGCGTCCGCCGAAGTCGCCGTGGGTGATGCGGACACCGGTGTCGATGACGTACGCGGTGACGCCTTCCCCTGCGGAGTCGGGGTACGTGTAGCTCCGGTCGAGCGGCAGCGCGCGCTGGTCGATGCGGTCCAGCCCCCAAGAGGGCGGGTTCGGCTGGGTGCCGGAGATGGTGAACACCCGGTTCTGCACCACGGATTCGACGGCGGGGTCGGCCGCGAACTTCCGGGCCTGCGCCTCGGAGAGCTCGACGGCGTATCCGTTGAGGGCGGCGCTGTACGTCTTCTTGATCTTCGCGCCGTACTCCGCGGCGAGTGCCTTGCCCGCCTTGGAGCCGGCGTCGGCGGCGGTCTCGTCGAGGGTGACGATGTAGCTGCCGGCGATGGCACCGGGGACACCCGCGTTCTCGATCACGCCCACCGGAGCGGGCTCTGCCGCGGTGGCCGGGAAGGTGGAGGCGGCACCAAGTGCCAGGGCGGCGACGGCTGTCGCGGCGGCCGCGGACAGTCTTCGTCGCGAGATACGCATCACGGACATGTGAGGGATCCTCCTCAAAGGTGGTGCGTTGACGTGGGGGAATCGACAGGGGCATGACAACCATGACGCGGTGGGTAGCCGCGAAACAGTCATGCCGCCGTCTTCCGACAGGTTGACTGATCCACAAAAAACCCACAAGAGTCCGAGGTGGCCTGTATCACAGGACAATTGCCCATGGTTGTAAACCCGTTGGCTCCGCTCGGGCTTCCTGCCGAGTCGCCTACCCCCATGCACCTGCGCAGACTGCCGATTTCCGCGGCGGGGAGAGGCTCCATTCAGTGCGCGACCCGAACCGCGCTGGGTGGCACAGGGCACGGGTCCAGCGGTACTTCGAGCACGTAGGGCCGCGCCGAAGGCCGGGGGCATACGTCCGGCCCCGGAGCACGCCTCCACCGCGAACCGTTGGTCGCGAGAGGAGGTGCTGATCCGGCGTCACCGGACCAGGGTGGCAGCCGCAGTCCTCCGGGGCCGTCGGGTCCCTGGCCCGCAGGGGCCCGACGGCCGCGGCGATCGACGACACCTGCGGTCCGGAGGACACGCCGCGCGGTGTCCGGCCGTGGTCCTGTTCCCCACTCGCGAATGCGGGCCTGGATCGAGGTCTCCCTTCCTCGGCAGAAGGATGACGCCTCGTAGCGGAACGTCGCCTCCGATGTGACGCGAGCCGGCCATGAAGAGCCCCCACCAGCCCACATACGCGACGGACATGTCCGCGATCGGGCATCGACCCTCGACGATCGTCGTGGCGGCACTCGACGTCACCCGGCGTAGGGGACCCGTAAAGACGGCGCGGTGAGCCGTCAGAACGGCGTCAAGGCGGGCAGTGTGGTGGCCGAAACGCGGTTTCCTCGACTGGTCCGAGAATCCGCATCTCTTTCAGGAGCAACCGATGGCCGACGTGGCCTTCGTCGTCACCACGATCGCGGTCCTCGCGCTGGTGGCCCTCGTCGCCAAGGGGGTGGCGAAGCTGTGACCGCCGAAACCGTGGAGAACGTGGCCGGCCTCGTCGTGGCCGCCGCCCTGCTGGGCTGTCTCGTCCTCGCCCTCGTCAAGCCCGAGAGGTTCTGAGCACAGATATGAGCCCCCTCGTCGCTGCCGTGCTGCAACTGCTCGCGTTGATCGCCGCACTCGCACTGGCCTACCGACCCCTCGGTGACCACATGGCCGGGGTCTACTCGTCCGACAGGCACCTGCGTGTCGAGAAGTGGATCTACAAGGCCATCGGCGCCAACCCGAACGCCGAGATGCGCTGGCCGGCCTATCTGCGCGGCGTCCTGGCCTTCTCAACCGTCAGTGTGCTCTTCCTCTATCTGCTGCAGCGCGTCCAGGGCAGCCTGCCGGGCTCGCTCGGCTTCGCCTCCATCGACCCTGACCAGGCTTTCAACACCGCCGCGTCGTTCGGCACGAACACCAACTGGCAGTCGTACTACGGCGAGCAGGCCATGGGACCTGTCGTACAGACCGGCGGCCTCGCGGTGCAGAACTTCGTCTCCGCGGCTGTCGGGATCGCGGTCGCGGTGACACTGGTGCGCGGCTTCGCCCGCTCCCGCACCGGTGAGCTCGGCAACTTCTGGGCCGATCTGGTCCGCGGCACCGTCCGCATCCTCCTCCCGCTGTCCGTGATCGGCGCGATCGTGTTGGTCGCGCTCGGCGCGATCCAGAACTTCGCCGGCATCCACGAGGTCGGCCAGTTCATGGGCGGCTCCCAGCAGTGGAACGGCGGTGCGGTCGCCTCCCAGGAGGCCATCAAGGAGTTGGGCACCAACGGCGGCGGCTACTTCAACGCCAACTCCGCCCACCCCTTCGAGAACCCCACCCCCCTCTCCAACCTGTTCGAGATCTTCCTCATCTTGTTGATCCCGTTCTCGCTGACCCGCTCCTTCGGCAAGATGGTCGGCAGTGTG
This DNA window, taken from Streptomyces sp. SCSIO 30461, encodes the following:
- a CDS encoding S8 family peptidase; translation: MSVMRISRRRLSAAAATAVAALALGAASTFPATAAEPAPVGVIENAGVPGAIAGSYIVTLDETAADAGSKAGKALAAEYGAKIKKTYSAALNGYAVELSEAQARKFAADPAVESVVQNRVFTISGTQPNPPSWGLDRIDQRALPLDRSYTYPDSAGEGVTAYVIDTGVRITHGDFGGRATYGYDAIDNDNTAQDGNGHGTHVAATVAGGSYGVAKKAKIVGVRVLNNSGSGTTAQVVAGIDWVTRNAVKPAVANMSLGGGVDTALDTAVRNSIASGVTYAVAAGNSGANASNYSPARVAEAITVGSTTNSDARSSFSNYGSAVDIFAPGSSITSAWNTSDSATNTISGTSMAAPHAAGAAALYLADNRSATPAQVSSALTTAATSNVVGNPGTGSPNRLLYVGGGTTTPPGPKFENTADYAISDNTTVESPVTVSGVSGNAPAALQVPVAIVHTYIGDLQVQLVAPDGTAYTLKSYGTGGSSDNINTTYTVNASSEVANGTWKLRVSDNARYDTGRIDSWGLQF
- a CDS encoding potassium-transporting ATPase subunit F, with product MTAETVENVAGLVVAAALLGCLVLALVKPERF